Proteins encoded by one window of Acidimicrobiia bacterium:
- a CDS encoding AMP-binding protein, protein MSRLRPTYTHPEATAYRAPGGPWDIPSLDAAVTEAARGSDGILLADDTSDMTFDGVALEAGIGALAGGLRAAGVRRGDVVAWQAPNWHEVVLLYRACWRLGAIAGPIHHLAGDADIAAMLRVLEPKVWLPPEEIRGSTARLASLLDGAAPVTRSAARPSDLAAVLFTSGSTGGPKAALHTQRGLAYKAGVMARAHALTPNDAVLMPAPLAHVSGLLNAVLVAGVVPMRTHLMARWDPEAALDMIERERITFMIGPPTFFVFLMDAPGFSTNRVSSLRLVSSGGAGVTPAFVNEASKRLGCLVKRTYGSTEAPTVSTSTAADPVERARETDGRSTGARLRVSDPATGRECATGESGELWLRGPELFVGYADRAQTRAAIQRGWFRTGDLATVDADGWLTIVGRIKDVIIRGGENIAAAEIEAVLERHPDIRHAVVVGYPDDRLGERVCAFVVASRPFDLDACRTWFEQSGLARYKTPERVEQLHELPLLAAGKPDRGALRTLAATSP, encoded by the coding sequence ATGAGCCGACTCCGGCCGACGTACACGCACCCGGAAGCGACGGCGTACCGCGCGCCGGGCGGGCCGTGGGACATCCCATCGCTCGATGCGGCCGTAACCGAAGCGGCTCGCGGAAGCGACGGCATCCTGCTCGCCGACGACACGTCGGACATGACGTTCGACGGTGTCGCGCTCGAGGCTGGTATCGGCGCGCTGGCTGGCGGGCTGCGAGCCGCGGGTGTTCGGCGCGGCGACGTGGTCGCCTGGCAGGCACCCAACTGGCACGAGGTCGTGTTGCTGTACCGCGCGTGTTGGCGCCTGGGCGCGATCGCGGGACCGATCCACCACCTGGCCGGCGACGCGGACATCGCCGCCATGCTCCGCGTACTCGAGCCGAAGGTGTGGCTGCCCCCTGAGGAGATCCGCGGGTCAACGGCGCGCCTCGCGAGCCTGCTCGACGGCGCCGCGCCGGTCACGCGGTCGGCCGCGCGCCCGTCGGACCTCGCCGCGGTGCTGTTCACGTCGGGTTCAACCGGCGGTCCCAAGGCCGCGTTGCACACGCAACGCGGACTGGCGTACAAGGCAGGCGTCATGGCGCGCGCGCACGCCTTGACGCCGAATGACGCGGTGCTCATGCCGGCTCCCCTCGCCCACGTGTCGGGCTTGTTGAATGCCGTGCTCGTGGCGGGCGTCGTGCCCATGCGCACTCACCTGATGGCGCGGTGGGATCCCGAGGCCGCGCTCGACATGATCGAGCGAGAGCGCATCACGTTCATGATCGGCCCCCCGACCTTCTTCGTGTTCCTGATGGACGCGCCCGGCTTCTCGACGAACCGAGTCTCGTCGCTCCGGCTCGTGTCGAGCGGTGGCGCGGGCGTGACACCCGCGTTCGTCAACGAAGCGAGCAAGCGACTCGGGTGTCTCGTGAAACGAACGTACGGTTCGACCGAGGCTCCGACCGTCTCCACCAGCACGGCCGCCGACCCGGTCGAGCGCGCCCGTGAGACCGACGGGCGCAGCACCGGTGCGCGCCTGCGGGTGAGCGATCCCGCAACCGGCAGAGAGTGCGCCACGGGTGAATCGGGCGAGCTCTGGCTGCGCGGTCCCGAGCTCTTCGTGGGCTATGCCGACCGGGCTCAGACGCGCGCCGCCATCCAGCGCGGCTGGTTTCGCACCGGCGACCTGGCCACCGTCGACGCGGACGGATGGCTCACGATCGTCGGGCGCATCAAGGACGTCATCATCCGCGGTGGCGAGAACATCGCGGCGGCCGAGATCGAGGCCGTGCTCGAGCGGCATCCCGACATCCGCCACGCCGTGGTCGTCGGCTATCCCGACGACCGCCTCGGCGAGCGCGTGTGCGCCTTCGTCGTCGCGTCGCGCCCGTTCGACCTCGACGCGTGTCGCACCTGGTTCGAGCAGAGCGGCTTGGCGCGCTACAAGACGCCGGAGCGCGTGGAGCAGCTCCACGAGCTCCCACTCCTCGCGGCGGGAAAGCCCGACCGAGGCGCGCTTCGGACACTGGCGGCCACCAGCCCTTAG